The following proteins come from a genomic window of Trifolium pratense cultivar HEN17-A07 linkage group LG4, ARS_RC_1.1, whole genome shotgun sequence:
- the LOC123921109 gene encoding transcription factor MYBS1-like → MSSSSGTIWSYEEEKSFENAIAMHWNEKEEEDSNEQWEKIASCVPNKTMEEVKQHYQLLVDDVSAIEAGHVSFPNYANDLETTTNSSNKDSSKSSTSSYKRSSSCNFGSGFSGLGHDSNHHSSGKGGLSRSSSEQERRKGIPWTEEEHRLFLLGLDKFGKGDWRSISRNFVISRTPTQVASHAQKYFIRLNSMNRDRRRSSIHDITSVNNGDVANNHQAPITGQHGNTIPSNTMGLGQSMKHRVQPHHHHHGGLGMYGAPVGHPVVAPPAHMTSAVGTPVMLPHHHPHHPPYVVPLAYPMAPPTMHQ, encoded by the exons atgtcATCATCAAGTGGAACAATTTGGAgctatgaagaagaaaaatcatTTGAGAATGCAATAGCCATGCATTggaatgaaaaagaagaagaagattcaaATGAACAATGGGAAAAGATTGCTTCATGTGTCCCTAACAAAACCATGGAAGAAGTGAAACAACATTACCAATTATTGGTAGATGATGTTAGTGCAATTGAGGCAGGTCATGTATCATTTCCAAATTATGCTAATGATTTAGAAACTACTACTAATTCTTCAAATAAAGATTCTTCTAAATCCTCCACAAGTTCATATAAGAGATCATCAAGTTGTAATTTTGGAAGTGGCTTTTCTGGATTAGGACATGACTCTAATCACCATAGTAGTGGTAAAGGTGGATTGTCGAGGTCTTCATCGGAACAAGAAAGACGAAAAGGAATTCCATGGACAGAAGAAGAACATAG gcTATTTTTACTTGGTCTAGACAAATTTGGAAAAGGAGATTGGAGGAGTATATCAAGGAACTTTGTGATATCAAGAACACCAACACAAGTAGCAAGCCACGCACAAAAGTATTTCATAAGGTTGAATTCAATGAATAGAGATAGAAGAAGGTCTAGTATTCATGATATTACTAGTGTTAACAATGGAGATGTAGCTAATAATCATCAAGCACCAATAACAGGTCAACATGGTAACACAATTCCTTCAAATACAATGGGTTTAGGACAATCAATGAAGCATAGAGTTCaacctcatcatcatcatcatggtgGTTTAGGAATGTATGGAGCACCAGTTGGACATCCTGTTGTTGCTCCTCCTGCTCATATGACATCTGCAGTTGGAACTCCTGTTATGCTTCctcatcatcatcctcatcatcCACCTTATGTTGTACCTCTTGCTTACCCTATGGCACCTCCAACAATGCACCAATAA